The segment TACTCCCCAGGCGGTCGACTTAATGCGTTAGCTGCGCCACTAAGATCTCAAGGATCCCAACGGCTAGTCGACATCGTTTACGGCGTGGACTACCAGGGTATCTAATCCTGTTTGCTCCCCACGCTTTCGCACCTCAGTGTCAGTATTAGCCCAGGTGGTCGCCTTCGCCACTGGTGTTCCTTCCTATATCTACGCATTTCACCGCTACACAGGAAATTCCACCACCCTCTGCCATACTCTAGCCAGACAGTTTTGGATGCAATTCCCAGGTTGAGCCCGGGGCTTTCACATCCAACTTATCAAACCACCTACGCGCGCTTTACGCCCAGTAATTCCGATTAACGCTTGCACCCTTCGTATTACCGCGGCTGCTGGCACGAAGTTAGCCGGTGCTTATTCTGTCGGTAACGTCAAAACAGCAAGGTATTAGCTTACTGCCCTTCCTCCCAACTTAAAGTGCTTTACAATCCGAAGACCTTCTTCACACACGCGGCATGGCTGGATCAGGCTTTCGCCCATTGTCCAATATTCCCCACTGCTGCCTCCCGTAGGAGTCTGGACCGTGTCTCAGTTCCAGTGTGGCTGATCATCCTCTCAGACCAGCTACGGATCGTCGCCTTGGTGAGCCTTTACCTCACCAACTAGCTAATCCGACCTAGGCTCATCTGGTAGCGCGAGGTCCGAAGATCCCCCGCTTTCTCCCGTAGGACGTATGCGGTATTAGCTCGAGTTTCCCCGAGTTATCCCCCACTACCAGGCAGATTCCTAGGCATTACTCACCCGTCCGCCGCTCGCCGGCATCCCGAAGGACCCGCTGCCGCTCGACTTGCATGTGTTAGGCCTGCCGCCAGCGTTCAATCTGAGCCATGATCAAACTCTTCAGTTCAATACTGCTTGGGTTTTGAGAAAACCCTAAACTTGGCTCAGCAATCGCAAATAAACTCTCGAATTCACGAGTGTTACTTGTGTTGCTGACAATCTTGCGATCATCAGTCTTACCTCACAAGCACCCACACGAATTGCTTGATTCAGTTGTTAAAGAGCGTTTCGATCAAGCCTTTCGTCTCGACCGAGGCCGCGCATTCTACAGCGGCCTTTCAACCTGTCAAGCTCTTTTTCGAAAATTTCTTTTCTACTCAATCGCTTGCCGCCTCGCCGAACCTACAACCTCTCGAAGCGGGAGGCGAATCATACAGCGTCAATTTCCGCTGTCAACCGCCTTTTTCACCACCTCGATCGATTCGACCGAGACACCAGCAGCGCCACAACCTCCGCCCTGCCAGCGCGGCGCATTCTACTCGAATCCGCCACCTTTGCAAGCCCTTTCAGCTATCTAACCTCTTGATTCAAAAGGTCTTTTTGCTGCAGTTCGCTGCGAAAGTGGTGCGCATTATAGGGGGCTTTGGCTGGGCGTCAATAGCGACATTCAACTTTTCTCGGCGTCCACGCGTATCTTGGCAAACGCCTTCTTACCGGCCTGACAGAGATACTCAACTCCCAGCTCGAACATAAATGTACGATCCACTACCGCCCCATCAACCTTAACGCTCCCAGCACTCAGCAGGTCGCGAGCCGCCGCGGCGTTCTTGACCAGACCAGCCTTGTTGAGCACAGCAGAGACTGGCATCGACTCATCGGCCAGTAGATTGATCATCGGCAAGTCTTCCGGCACCTCTCCTTCTTTAAGGCGATTGCCCGCGGAGCGATGGGCAGCAGCTGCGGCCTCCTCTCCGTGGAAGCGCGCAACGATCTCTTCGGCAAGCTTGATCTTGATGTCGCGAGGGTTTGCCCCCGCCTCGACATCCCGGCGAAACTCAGCGACCTCCTCGACCGAACGAAAGCTCAGCAACTCGAAGTAGCGCCAGATCAGCGTATCAGGCATCGACACCAGCTTGCCGTACATCACTCCCGGCGGCTCTTGGATGCCGACGTAATTGCCCAGCGACTTGGACATCTTCTTCACGCCATCAAGGCCTTCCAACAGCGGCATGGTGACAATGCACTGACTTTCCTGGCCATAGCCCCGCTGCAGCTCGCGCCCCATCAGCAGATTGAATTTCTGATCGGTACCACCAAGCTCCACGTCCGCGCGCAGCGCTACCGAGTCGTAGCCTTGTACCAACGGATAGAGAAACTCGTGGATAGCGATTGACTGATTGGTTTCGTAACGCTTCTTGAAGTCATCTCGCTCAAGCATTCGCGCAACCGTGTACTGGGACGCCAGCCGGATGAAGTCAGCTGGACTCAGCTGATCCATCCAGGTCGAGTTGAATGCCACCTCGGTCTTTTGAGGATCGAGAATCTTGAATACCTGAGCCTTGTAGGTTTCAGCGTTCTCCAACACCTGATCTCGAGTGAGCGGCGGCCGCGTCGCACTCTTGCCGCTGGGGTCACCGATCATGCCAGTGAAGTCACCGATCAGAAAGATGACCTGGTGCCCCAGATCCTGAAACTGCCTGAGCTTATTAATAAGCACGGTGTGCCCCAGATGGAGGTCGGGCGCGGTGGGGTCGAACCCTGCCTTGACCCGCAACGGCTGACCGCGCTCGAGCTTGGTGATCAGCTCCGACTCCACGAGGACCTCATCGGCGCCGCGCTTTATGACGGACAACTGCTCCTTAACTGACCTCATTTACAGTCTCACCCAAGAAAATCGAAGGCTGTAACGTTACAAGAACAGGGCCGAAATACAAAGCAGCCGACCTGCCAAGCGGTAGGCGAAATGAGGGCTTCAGGGTTGCCCCGGCCAGGCTTTGCTTATATTTTAGGCAGTTATTTCCGAGCACAAATGCCAGACGCTAATGACGTATCCAACCCCAAAAGCGCCTCTCTACCCGAAAAGCCATCTTCTGGCCGCCAGCGGTGTAGCTGCTCTGCTTAGCCTGGCTCTGTTGGTCTTTCCCTCTCGAGAGGTAGAGGCGAAGAAGAGCTTTATCGATCTGAAGCTCGAGTACGCGGCCGAGCAGGCGATGCAAAGCGAAGAATCAGTCGATCAGGCGAATGCCGACAGCGCTCTCGACTCGCCATTCGCCACAGTCGACCCTGCCAGTTCGCCCGCCACGGCCACGGTCGAGCCGGCTACCGAGCCAGCCGTCAAGGTCATCAAGGTCTCAAATGGCGATACGCTGTCGACGCTGTTTGCCAAGGCGGGCCTGCCGCCAAGCACTGTTCATGACGTGCTGGCCAGTAGCAAGGAAGCCAAGCAGCTTGCCCGCTTGAGAGTCGGACAGGCCCTCGAGTTCGACATTGACGACCAGGGCGCACTGCGCAGCCTTTCCAGCCAGGTCGGCCCCTTGCAGAGCGTGCGCATCGAAAGAAGTGCGACGGGCTACTCCTTCAAGAAAGAAGAGATCAAGCCCAGCGTTGAAACACGCTACGCGCATGGCGAAATTAACAGCAGTCTCTTCCTGGCCGCCAAGCGCGCCGGTTTGAGTCACAACCTCACCATGGACCTTGCCAATATCTTCGGCTACGACATCGACTTCGCGCTGGACATTCGTCAGGGCGACCGATTCGAAGTGGTATTCGAAGAGAAGACTGTCGACGGCAAGCGCGTTGGCACCGGCAATATTCTCGCGGCCCGCTTCGTGAACCGCGGCAAGACCTACACGGCCGTTCGCTACACGAGCAAGAGCGGTACGACGAGCTACTACACCGCCGACGGCGCCAGCATGCGCAAGGCTTTCATCCGCACACCGGTCGATTTCGCGCGTATCAGCTCGCGCTTTTCCAACGGGCGTAAGCATCCGATTCTCAACAAGATTCGTGCACACAAGGGCGTGGATTACGCTGCGCCACGCGGCACCCCCATCAAGAGCGCTGGCGATGGCAAGGTGATTCTCGCCGGGCGCAAGGGTGGCTACGGCAACACCGTGATCATCCAGCACGGCAATCGTTACCGCACGCTCTACGCCCACATGCAAGGTTTCGCCAAAGGCGTGCGCAGTGGTTCTGCGGTCAAGCAAGGGCAGATCATCGGCTATATCGGAACCACCGGGCTCTCCACCGGGCCGCACCTGCACTATGAGTTTCAGGTCGATGGCGTCCATGTAGACCCACTCGGCTTGAAACTTCCAATGGCTGACCCGATCGCCAAGAGCGAACTACCACGCTTCATGGCCACCAGCCGCCCACTGATGGCACGCATGGATGAAGAACGCGCCACAATGCTCGCTCTGAAGCAGGACTGAGCGTGCTGCACTACCTGGGCGTGATGTCCGGCACCAGCCTAGACGGGCTGGACATCGCCCTGGTCGAGCAATCCGATAGACCCAGGTTGGTCGCCAGCCATTTCCTCCCCATGCCTGCGCGGCTCCGCGCAGAACTCCTGGCGCTGTGTGAGCCAGGCCAGGACGAGCTGGCCCGGGCAGCGATTGCCGAGAACGAGTGGGCACGCTTGGCAGCGAACGCAATCGGCGAACTGTTGGACGCACAAGCGCTATCGCCAGCCGCGGTTCGAGCCATCGGCAGTCATGGGCAGACCGTCCGCCACGAGCCCCAGCGGGGCTTCACCATTCAGATCGGCAATCCGGCACTGCTTGCAGAGCTGAGCGGAATCTCCGTGGTCGCCGACTTTCGCCGTCGCGACGTCGCCGCCGGCGGCCAGGGCGCCCCATTGGTCCCGGCCTTCCACCATGCGCTGTTTGCCGATGGCCGAACCCGGCAGGCGGTTCTCAATATCGGCGGGTTCAGCAATCTTAGCCTGCTTGCTCCAGAGCAGCCCGTGCGCGGCTTCGATTGTGGGCCTGGTAATGTGTTGATGGACGCCTTCATCCAGCGTGAGCAAGGCCTCGCCTTCGACCGCGACGGTGCGTGGGCTGCAGGGGGAAGCCCCGATAGCGATCTGCTTTCGGCTTTCCTCAAGGATGGCTTCTTCGCCACCAGCGGCCCCAAAAGCACGGGTCGCGAACTGTTCAACCTGGCCTGGCTGGATCGCCACCTCGCCGAGCGGGCACCCATTGCCGGCCAGGATGTCCAGGCGACCCTGCTCGAACTGACCGCCCGCTCGATCAGCGAAGCGCTGGCGAGCGCCCAACCCGGCACCGAGCGCGTTCTCGTCTGCGGAGGCGGTGCGCGGAACAAAGCGCTGATGCAGAGGATCGCCCAGCTCGTCAGTCCTGCCGAAGTCCTGCCAACCGACTCGCTGGGTATTCCAGCCGACTGGGTCGAAGCGATGGCGTTCGCCTGGCTGGCGCACTGCTGCCTGGAACGAATTCCCGGCAACGAACCGGAGGTAACCGGCGCGGCGGG is part of the Stutzerimonas balearica DSM 6083 genome and harbors:
- the tyrS gene encoding tyrosine--tRNA ligase produces the protein MRSVKEQLSVIKRGADEVLVESELITKLERGQPLRVKAGFDPTAPDLHLGHTVLINKLRQFQDLGHQVIFLIGDFTGMIGDPSGKSATRPPLTRDQVLENAETYKAQVFKILDPQKTEVAFNSTWMDQLSPADFIRLASQYTVARMLERDDFKKRYETNQSIAIHEFLYPLVQGYDSVALRADVELGGTDQKFNLLMGRELQRGYGQESQCIVTMPLLEGLDGVKKMSKSLGNYVGIQEPPGVMYGKLVSMPDTLIWRYFELLSFRSVEEVAEFRRDVEAGANPRDIKIKLAEEIVARFHGEEAAAAAHRSAGNRLKEGEVPEDLPMINLLADESMPVSAVLNKAGLVKNAAAARDLLSAGSVKVDGAVVDRTFMFELGVEYLCQAGKKAFAKIRVDAEKS
- a CDS encoding peptidoglycan DD-metalloendopeptidase family protein; amino-acid sequence: MTYPTPKAPLYPKSHLLAASGVAALLSLALLVFPSREVEAKKSFIDLKLEYAAEQAMQSEESVDQANADSALDSPFATVDPASSPATATVEPATEPAVKVIKVSNGDTLSTLFAKAGLPPSTVHDVLASSKEAKQLARLRVGQALEFDIDDQGALRSLSSQVGPLQSVRIERSATGYSFKKEEIKPSVETRYAHGEINSSLFLAAKRAGLSHNLTMDLANIFGYDIDFALDIRQGDRFEVVFEEKTVDGKRVGTGNILAARFVNRGKTYTAVRYTSKSGTTSYYTADGASMRKAFIRTPVDFARISSRFSNGRKHPILNKIRAHKGVDYAAPRGTPIKSAGDGKVILAGRKGGYGNTVIIQHGNRYRTLYAHMQGFAKGVRSGSAVKQGQIIGYIGTTGLSTGPHLHYEFQVDGVHVDPLGLKLPMADPIAKSELPRFMATSRPLMARMDEERATMLALKQD
- a CDS encoding anhydro-N-acetylmuramic acid kinase, producing the protein MLHYLGVMSGTSLDGLDIALVEQSDRPRLVASHFLPMPARLRAELLALCEPGQDELARAAIAENEWARLAANAIGELLDAQALSPAAVRAIGSHGQTVRHEPQRGFTIQIGNPALLAELSGISVVADFRRRDVAAGGQGAPLVPAFHHALFADGRTRQAVLNIGGFSNLSLLAPEQPVRGFDCGPGNVLMDAFIQREQGLAFDRDGAWAAGGSPDSDLLSAFLKDGFFATSGPKSTGRELFNLAWLDRHLAERAPIAGQDVQATLLELTARSISEALASAQPGTERVLVCGGGARNKALMQRIAQLVSPAEVLPTDSLGIPADWVEAMAFAWLAHCCLERIPGNEPEVTGAAGPRVLGAIYPA